From Parasteatoda tepidariorum isolate YZ-2023 chromosome 1, CAS_Ptep_4.0, whole genome shotgun sequence, one genomic window encodes:
- the LOC107443449 gene encoding uncharacterized protein, translating into MIIPCADVEKGTIEKNRKKDGVIESEENSILLFFILGWSFLMLIVGCIYINDCKIQPFIPIFLIIAGISGIILFLVYFLGDVSSEDSCPTKFCFRSFQMGFTAIHMFSVIWIALGSVWICGSIEMIQRCNVRNSALCCSNVPVFVALFSLILALIYLFIITVSILHGIIDYFFFQR; encoded by the exons atgATAATACCTTGTGCAGACGTAGAAAAAGGAACAATCgagaaaaataggaaaaaagacg GTGTTATCGAGTCTGAAGAAA ATAGTATTCTCCTCTTCTTTATATTAGGATGGAGTTTCTTAATGTTGATTGTTg GATGCATATACATTAATGATTGTAAGATCCAGCCCTttatacctatttttttaataattgctggAATATCAGGCATTATCCTGTTTCTTGTCTATTTTTTGGGAGACGTGTCATCTGAAGATTCCTGTCCGACAAAATTCTGTTTCAGATCTTTTCAAATGGGATTTACTGCTATTCATATGTTTTCTGTAATATGGATTGCCCTAG gAAGTGTGTGGATATGTGGATCTATTGAAATGATTCAGCGCTGTAATGTGAGAAACTCAGCTCTTTGCTGTAGCAATGTACCTGTATTCGTTGCGCTATTTTCTCTGATTCTCgctttaatttatctttttataattacagtttCAATTTTACACGGCAtcatagattattttttctttcaacgtTGA